The DNA region TGCTGGTCAGCCCGGATGACTGGGAGATCCGGCTTACCGATCTGCACTCGACCAACGGGACCACGATCGTTCGGCCCGGCGCTGGAACCGATCGGCTCAAGCTGCGGCCGGGCGAGCCGCTGGCGGTCCTGGTCGGCACACTGGTGGAGCTCGGAGACGGGGTGAGCGTCCTGGTCGACGGCCCACCACGGCCCGACTGATCCTCCTCAGCCTGTGGACTAGATCCCCAAATCCCGGTCACCGCTCGGTATGGTCGATGTCGACTCGGTCGGGGGAATGAGGTGAGGTAGGTGTTTGCTGCCTGGCGCTCGGCGACCCCTCTTCCCGCCGGAGTTCAGATCGGGGCAACCGGTTCGAGACTGCTGGCCGCGCTCGTGGAGGTCGGTCCGGTCTGGCTGCTGGTCGGATTCGCACTCCTCTTTGGCGCCGGGCTGGAGGGCCGTGGTCAGCTCGCGGTCTTGAGTTGCCTGCTGGGTCTTGGCTGGGCGGTCTTCGTCTGGTCCTGGCGGGCGACCAAGACGGCCGGCCCCGGCATGCGTCTGGACAGCCTGCAAATCGTCGGCTGTCCCGACGGTCAGCCGATCGGCTGGCGTCGGGTGCTGCTTCGTTCACTGGTCTTCGCGGCGTTGAGCGTGACGGGGATCGGGCTGGTCGCGATGCTGATCGCGATGGGCAGGCATCCGTATCGTCAGGGTTGGCACGACCTGGTTGTGGCAGCGGTCGTCATCAAGGAACTTCCCCCGCTGCCGGTGATCCCCAGCTCTGCTTCGACGCCGACCACTGCGGCAACGCCTGACACCGTTCCGGCGCCGTCCACCGCTTCGACGACCGCCGGTCGAACCGAATCCACAGTTCCGGCGGTGTCGGCGGAGCCGACGCTGGTCTCCCCGCTGGTCCCGCCGGCACCAGAGCGGTCGGCGACCTGGGCGGCGTCCGCGATCCACCCGGCGACTGAGATCCCCCCACCTTCGGTGGGGCCAGCGCCGGAACACGCCTGGTGGCTGCGCCTGGACGATGGTCGCGATATCGGCATCGATGGCGGCTTGGTGTTGCTGGGCCGCAACCCGCAGCCCCGCATGGGGGAGGAGGACGCGCTCCTGATCAAGGTCGTGGACAAGGGCAGGACGGTCTCCAAGTCCCACCTGGCGATCGGTCTGGACGCTCGTGGGCTCTTCGTGGTGGACCGCGGCTCGACCAATGGCACCACCGTGACCTCCCCGGACGGCACCCGGCGGCACTGTCCGCCGGGTGACCAGATCGGCCTGACCGGCGGCTCGGTCATCTCGTTCGGCGACCATCGACTCCAGGTCCGGCGAACCAGGCCCTGATCGGACACGCCGACGAACCTCCGGTCGTGACCACTAGGGTCAGGGTCATGTTGTTGTCCGACCGTGACATCAAAGCCGAGATCGAGCGAGGCCGCATCGGCCTGGAGCCGTACGCCGCCGCGATGGTGCAGCCCTCCAGCATCGACGTCCGGCTGGACCGGTTCTTCCGGGTGTTCGAGAACCACCGCTATCCGCACATCGACCCGGCGGAGGATCAGTCCGAGCTGACCAGACCGATCGAGGTGGCCGCGGACGAACCGTTCATCCTGCATCCAGGTGAGTTCGCCCTGGGCTCGATCTTCGAGGTCGTCACCCTGCCCGACGACGTCGCAGCCCGGGTCGAGGGCAAGTCGTCACTCGGCCGGTTGGGTCTGCTCACCCACGCCACGGCCGGTTTCATCGACCCCGGCTTCAGCGGCCACGTGACCTTGGAGCTGTCCAATGTCGCGACCCTGCCGATCAAGCTGTGGCCAGGCATGAAGATCGGTCAGCTCTGCTTCTTCCGACTGACCACCGCCGCCGAGCACCCGTACGGCTCCGCGGTCCACGGATCGCATTACCAGGGCCAGCGCGGGCCGACCCCGAGCCGCTCCCACGTCAACTTCCACCGCTCTCAGCTCTAGAAGAAGAGCTTCCGTTAGGCGGCGTGGATCCAGTCCCTCGTCGCGGCCGGCCGTGCTGGACACCATCCTTCCTCGGATCACGCTCGGGTCACGGGAGGTGCTGGATTGGCGGTCCGGGAGGCGTTCTGTAACAATTGCATCTCGATATGCCGGTCGGTCGCTGCGCTAGGGCCGGTGACCAGCTTGTTCGGGACCTGACCCCGAACCGGGGGAGACGAGATGCAGACTTCAGTTCGACGATCCAGCCGCGCGCGCTTGGGCACAGCTGTGGGTGTCCTTGCCACGATCTTGGCAGTGGCGCTGGGGCTGCTTGCCGCACCCGCGCCCGCCCAGGGCGCGGCCGGCGATGCCACCATCTTCGGCACCACGGTGCCCGCGACGCCGGCTGACAGTGACACTGCAGCAGTCGAGCTGGGCGTGACCTTCACCCCCCGGGTGAGCGGCTCGGCCGTGGGTGTTCGGTTCTACAAGGGCTCGGGCAATACCGGCACCCACACCGGCAGCCTGTGGAGTTCGTCCGGCTCCCGCCTGGCGACCGCGACCTTCGCCAACGAGACCGCAACGGGCTGGCAGACGGTCGAGTTCGCGAGCCCGGTCAAGCTGACCGCCGGTCAGCGGTACGTCGCTTCCTATCGCGCGCCGCGCGGTCGTTATGCCGTGGCGCAGCGGTTCTTCACCAGCACCTACACCAGCGGTGACCTGAGCGTGCCGACCAACGGCGGCGTCTACCGCTACGGCACGTCCGGATTCCCGAGTTCCACCTATCAGGCCAGCAACTACTACGTCGATGTGGTGTTCCGCCCTTCGTCGAGCTCGCCGAGCCCCTCGGCCACCCCGACCAGCTCGCCGACTGCCACGAGCTCGCCGACGGCGACGAGTTCACCCAGCAGCACCAGCTCGCCGAGTGCCACCAGCTCACCCAGCAGCACCAGCTCACCTACGACGCCTTCGAGCTTCAACCCCGGCAATCTGAGCGGCACCGTCGCGGTGCCGGCCGGCATGGGTGCGGAGGATGTCAGCAGTCCGGATCGAGTGGTCGGCACCGGAACCCCGAGCAGCTGCACGTCGGCAGCCGTGGTTGCCGCGGTGAACGCAGGAGGGGTGATCACCTTCAACTGCGGTCCCAACCCGGTCACCATCACGCTCTCGCAGACGCTGAAGGTGAGCAACAGCACTCGCAAGTTGGTGATCGACGGTGGCGGCAAGGTCACGCTGTCCGGTGGCAACACCAACCGGATCCTCTACATGGACACCTGTGACACCTCATTGGGCAAGGTGTCGGGCAACTGTCTGTACGCGCCTCAGTGGCCGGTGGTGACGGTGCAGAACATCACCTTCGCGAACGGCAACGCCACCAATGCCTCCTACGTCTCACCGGGCGACACCAATCAGGGTTCCAACGGTGGCGGCGCCATCTTCGCACTGGGCGGCAAGCTGAAGGTCGTCCGCTCGGTGTTCGTCAACAACGTCTGCGCGACCAACGGTCCGGACCTGGGTGGCGCGGCAGTCCGTGTTCTCGCCCAGCGCTCCCCGACGCCGAACGACCTGGACAACTCCCACGCCGCGCGCAACCAGGAGCCGGTAGCCATCGTGCAGAGCACCTTCGGCGGGGCCAGCGGCCAGGGCAACTCGTGCTCCAACGGGGGCGCGATCAGCGGTCTGCGTACCCCGATCACCGTCGTGAACAGCAAGATCAGCTACAACAACGCGATCGGGTGCTGCGCCAACCCCGCTCACTCCGGTACGCCGGGTGGTGGCAGCGGTGGTGCGATCTACACCGACGGCACGTCGTACGACCTGAGGATCTCCGGCTCCGACATCCAGTACAACACCGCCAAGGCCGGCGGCAGCTCGATCTTCTATGTCAGTAATGACAAGACAGGTCGCTTGATCATCGACAAGACGGTGAGCAAGAACAACACCTACGCCGCGCCCGGTTATCCGGGGCCGCACAGCTTCCAGAACTACCCGGGCATCTTCTACCTGGGCAGCGGCAACCCGGTCTTCACCAACTCGACCATCCAGTAGCGGCAAGTCGGTGCGGCTGGCCTTCGGCAAGCGGCATCAGGTTCGGTAGACGGCGATCTCTCCGGAAGCGGTACGCGCCCGAACGCTCACGTACGGCTCGCCGTCGGCCGGGGCGTTGCAGGGATCCATCGCCACCCGCACCGCGCCGCTGGTGGAACTGAGGTCGAGCCAGGCGGTGAGTCCGTCGGCGATCCCGATCGTCAGCGAGCCGGACGCCGATCGGAGGTCGATCGATCCTCGGGCACCCGGCACCGAGATGTCGCCCGAGCCCGAGGAGGCGCGGAGCTCGACTGCCTGGAGGGACCTGACCAGGAGATCGCCGGAACCGGACTTGGCCGAGATCGGGCAATGGGCCTCGCCGACCACGATGTCGCCGGACCCACTGCTGAGCCGAGCCGCGCTGCCGCTGAGTGAGCCGACCGACGCCGACCCCGAGCCGGTCGTGACGTCGAGATCCTCGGCACTGGCCAGACTGATGTCGCCCGATCCCGTGATCAGCCGGCACCGGCCGAGCGGGACGGTGGCGGTGACATCGGCCGAGCCCGTGCGAGCAGTGAGCGCGGTGCCGGCCGGCACCCCGATCCGCAGATGCGCGGTCTGGCTCCGGAACACCTGCTCCGGGAACCAGATCCGTAGCGTGTCGGCCTCGTGCCTGATGTTGGTCTGCTGCAGCAGATCCTCGGCCGCGCTGACCGTACCCTCGACGATGTCATCGAGTGGGCCGGCTTCGAGGCTCAGGGAGCCACGGGCGAGATTGTCCACGACGATCGTCCGGATTCCCGCGGCATCGAAGGTGCGAGCCGTCATCGGACCCACCCCTGCACGGTGCCCCGGCTGGTTGATGGCGTGGCAGCCTCGGGTGCGTTGTGGGCGCCGGTGTTGCGGCGACCGAACAAGCCGCTCGGGCCGAAGGGGCCGTGCGGACCGAACACGCCGTACGGACCGAAGGGGCCGCTGTCACCAGGTGGTGCGGGCGGAGTCGGGGGTTTGGGCGCCGCCGAGGCTTGGCGCTGGCCGAGAGCATCCATCACGGCCCGCAACAACCAGGCATTGGTGGAGATCTTGTCGGCATCAGCCTGTTCGTCGACGCGAGCCTTGACTGAGGCGGGCAGTCGCAGACTGATCCGGGCTACCGGCTCGTCCTCGTCAGCGGCTGGGACGTCCTCGACCTCGGCCTGCTCCGGGCCGGGCTCCTCGCGGGCCGGGAGCAGCAGGGTGGGTTCGGCGGTGGGGGCGGCCACGGCGACCACGAGATCGGGGTCGACACCATTGAGACGCAGCTCGACGCTGCTCGGGGCGATCTCGGCGCTGATCTGCGCTGCTGCATCGGACAAAGCGCTGATCAGGGCCAATCGGGTGCTGGCCTCGACTGCGCCGCCGAGTCGTTCGGCCACCAGACGGGTGCTGTCGTCGCCGAGCGCAGCGGCACCGGTGACGCCCTGTCGCACGGTCTCCAGATACGGTGAGAGATCCATGACGCCAGTATGACGTCACTATGACGCCATGCGCAAGAGGCTGTGGCGTCAGAATGTGAATCGGCAGGCGCGCCGGACCGGTTCCCTGGTTGCTCTCGTCCAGACGTCTAGGGTCGAAATGGTTGGCGGCGCGGGCGACCGGGCCAGCCGTGGTCACGACCCGCAGGGGTGTCGTGACCCACCGCAGTCGGAGTAGCAGAGGTTTCGCGTGATCGAGTTCGAGTCAGTCTCCAAGACCTTCCGGGACGGGACGACGGCCGTCGACAATCTGAACCTGGTCGTGCCGTCGGGCAAGATCACCGTCATCGTGGGACCGTCCGGCTGTGGCAAGACCACCACACTGCGGATGGTCAATCGAATGCTGGAACCGTCGAAGGGCAAGATCACCTGGGACGGCAAACCGGTCAAGTCGCGGCGCAGGACCGCTCTGCGACGACAGATGGGCTACGTGATCCAGAGCGGGGGCCTGTTCCCGCACCGGACGGTGCTGGAGAACATCGCCACCGTCCCGGACCTGCTCGGCTGGGACCGGAGGAAGTCTCAGAAGCGGGCCGTGGAACTGCTCGGCAGCGTCGGCCTGGAGCGTCCGCTGGGCAGCCGGTATCCGGCGCAGCTGTCCGGGGGACAGCAGCAGCGCGTCGGGGTGGCCCGCGCGCTGGCCGCCGATCCGCTGGTGCTGTTGATGGACGAGCCGTTCTCCGCGGTCGACCCGGTGGTACGCAGCGAGCTACAGGAGTTCTTCCTCCATCTCCAGCGGCAGCTCAGCAAGACGATCATCATGATCACCCACGACATCGACGAGGCGATCCGGCTGGGCGATCAGGTGGCCGTGCTGCGCGTCGGTGGCCGGCTCGCCCAGGTCGGGACGCCGCAGCAATTGCTGGACGAGCCCGCCGACGCCTTTGTGGAGGGCTTCGTCGGCAAGGACCGCGGCTATCGCGCGCTGTCGTTCCAACCTGCGTCGGGACTGGCGCTGGGCAGTGTGCAAGTCGTTCGCGATGCCGGGTACGGCGGTGGGGGCGGCCCCACCCTGGTGGTGAACGCCGATGCGCAGCCGATGAGCTGGGCAGATCCGTCACGTCCCGGCTCGACCATCGCGCTGGGCGCCACCTTCGACCCCGAACGGGA from Microlunatus phosphovorus NM-1 includes:
- a CDS encoding ABC transporter ATP-binding protein, yielding MIEFESVSKTFRDGTTAVDNLNLVVPSGKITVIVGPSGCGKTTTLRMVNRMLEPSKGKITWDGKPVKSRRRTALRRQMGYVIQSGGLFPHRTVLENIATVPDLLGWDRRKSQKRAVELLGSVGLERPLGSRYPAQLSGGQQQRVGVARALAADPLVLLMDEPFSAVDPVVRSELQEFFLHLQRQLSKTIIMITHDIDEAIRLGDQVAVLRVGGRLAQVGTPQQLLDEPADAFVEGFVGKDRGYRALSFQPASGLALGSVQVVRDAGYGGGGGPTLVVNADAQPMSWADPSRPGSTIALGATFDPERDSLRSALDAALTSPVGLAVAVAGPQRRYAGVVNADMILAQVTRTRAQIAESIAVRTEDVAARPDDTAIRTDPPVVGPDDTAVRTDDPVPTSYYAPAAAMGWDEDPEATSVRGVPAVGTVPPVPGVAPVAPAPFVPVDDPDATRISGPLPDDIEPTPTESQSFEAPAGEVESVGSQPGESAPAEAAAHPEDGAAEGLESEGAVPSDATPENVVPEDAAPGPDQDQAVGAEDRDREPPR
- a CDS encoding DUF4082 domain-containing protein, whose translation is MGTAVGVLATILAVALGLLAAPAPAQGAAGDATIFGTTVPATPADSDTAAVELGVTFTPRVSGSAVGVRFYKGSGNTGTHTGSLWSSSGSRLATATFANETATGWQTVEFASPVKLTAGQRYVASYRAPRGRYAVAQRFFTSTYTSGDLSVPTNGGVYRYGTSGFPSSTYQASNYYVDVVFRPSSSSPSPSATPTSSPTATSSPTATSSPSSTSSPSATSSPSSTSSPTTPSSFNPGNLSGTVAVPAGMGAEDVSSPDRVVGTGTPSSCTSAAVVAAVNAGGVITFNCGPNPVTITLSQTLKVSNSTRKLVIDGGGKVTLSGGNTNRILYMDTCDTSLGKVSGNCLYAPQWPVVTVQNITFANGNATNASYVSPGDTNQGSNGGGAIFALGGKLKVVRSVFVNNVCATNGPDLGGAAVRVLAQRSPTPNDLDNSHAARNQEPVAIVQSTFGGASGQGNSCSNGGAISGLRTPITVVNSKISYNNAIGCCANPAHSGTPGGGSGGAIYTDGTSYDLRISGSDIQYNTAKAGGSSIFYVSNDKTGRLIIDKTVSKNNTYAAPGYPGPHSFQNYPGIFYLGSGNPVFTNSTIQ
- a CDS encoding RDD family protein; its protein translation is MFAAWRSATPLPAGVQIGATGSRLLAALVEVGPVWLLVGFALLFGAGLEGRGQLAVLSCLLGLGWAVFVWSWRATKTAGPGMRLDSLQIVGCPDGQPIGWRRVLLRSLVFAALSVTGIGLVAMLIAMGRHPYRQGWHDLVVAAVVIKELPPLPVIPSSASTPTTAATPDTVPAPSTASTTAGRTESTVPAVSAEPTLVSPLVPPAPERSATWAASAIHPATEIPPPSVGPAPEHAWWLRLDDGRDIGIDGGLVLLGRNPQPRMGEEDALLIKVVDKGRTVSKSHLAIGLDARGLFVVDRGSTNGTTVTSPDGTRRHCPPGDQIGLTGGSVISFGDHRLQVRRTRP
- a CDS encoding DUF4097 family beta strand repeat-containing protein, which produces MTARTFDAAGIRTIVVDNLARGSLSLEAGPLDDIVEGTVSAAEDLLQQTNIRHEADTLRIWFPEQVFRSQTAHLRIGVPAGTALTARTGSADVTATVPLGRCRLITGSGDISLASAEDLDVTTGSGSASVGSLSGSAARLSSGSGDIVVGEAHCPISAKSGSGDLLVRSLQAVELRASSGSGDISVPGARGSIDLRSASGSLTIGIADGLTAWLDLSSTSGAVRVAMDPCNAPADGEPYVSVRARTASGEIAVYRT
- the dcd gene encoding dCTP deaminase, translating into MLLSDRDIKAEIERGRIGLEPYAAAMVQPSSIDVRLDRFFRVFENHRYPHIDPAEDQSELTRPIEVAADEPFILHPGEFALGSIFEVVTLPDDVAARVEGKSSLGRLGLLTHATAGFIDPGFSGHVTLELSNVATLPIKLWPGMKIGQLCFFRLTTAAEHPYGSAVHGSHYQGQRGPTPSRSHVNFHRSQL